TTATTTGCTGAAGTAGAATACATGTCTATTGACGTAACTAGAGATATTTCTGAATTAGGAGATTTTGAAGCAGTTAGAATTACTGCAACTGGACCAGAAACTGTTTCTGCAGCGGCTTTAGCTCAACAATTAGGAGCTACTCCATTAGCTGAATTAAGCTCATTATTAAGTGAAAGATTACAATGGGGAGAAAATGGTTTACCTTCTCCAGAAGCACCGTATTCTTCATTTGGAATAAACTTTGGAGTTACTTATAGTTTTAAGTAATAGACAAAAATTTAATAAATAAAAAAGAGGCTTATAATTAAGCCTCTTTTTTATTTATAATCCTTTTACATTTTTGAGTTCTGATAAGTCAAAATTTGTATTGTTTATTCTAGCATCTGTAAAATCGGCACCAGAAAGATCTTTAGCCTTGGTAATTCTAGCATCGGTTAAATCTGTATTTACAAAAATTGTGTTTTTTGCCCATCCATTAGAGAATTGGATGTTTTTTAAATTAGAACCTGTTAAATCGGCGTTACTTAAGTTCGCAGCATTCAATTCACAGTTTTTTAAATTAGAATGAGATAAATTGATTCCTGATAAATGCTTTCCCGATAGGTTTGTGTTTCTAAGATCACAATAAGAAAAGTCAGTATTATCAAATATTGCGCTCAATTCAGCTTTTGTCATATTAGATTCTAATAAATATAAAAGTAATTGAGTTCTTTCTGGGCTATAGAAAACAGTTGAATGTCCGTCTTCATCTAAATAGTTGTATGGTTTTAAAACACTACATAATCCAACTATTCTTTTCTTAGTTCCTTTAAAACCTTTGTTATCTATGGCGTCATATAAATTTGCTAATTGATAACTGTATGAAGATCTTCTTGAACTTTCAACTAAAAGATTTTGAGTTCTAATTAAATCATTTTGTTTGATTAAAATATATAATGAAATTAATGAAGGTACAATTGAGAATAATAATAAAATTACGCTGAACATACGTACTCTTAAAAATCTCTTTACTAAAGCAGTAAGTAAACTGGCAGATGTATCTGGAGAAACGTGCTTTTCTGAGTGAAACTCAACAAACCAATTATTAAAACTTTTGTTTAAAGAAGCACCTGTGAACATTTTCCATGTCCAACTTAACGTCTTTTTAGTTCGTTCTTCTTTACGTTTAGCTTTTGAAGCCGCTTTATCTACTTTAGCGCGTAAAGCATCATTTTCTTTTTGTAATTTTTCTAATTCGTTTTGGAGATTATCTTCCATAATAATTATTTAAAGATTGGCTTTAATCATTCTATCGTTACCAAATAAATCTTGCTTTAAAATTACATTCTTGTAACCTTTGCTGATCAACATTTCTTTGGTTTCTTTTCCTAAATACTGATTGATTTCAAAAAAAAGAATTCCATTAGCATTTAAAGCGTACTTAGCTACATCAGCAATTCTTTTGTAAAAAATCAAAGGATTATTGTCTGCTACAAATAACGCTAAATGAGGTTCATTATTTAGTACGTTGTTTTTTATTTCTTTTTTTTCTAAGTTTCTGACATAAGGAGGATTAGAAACTATAATATCAAATGTGCTTTCTAGTTTCTTTTCAGAAAGTATATCATGTAACAAAAAAGTAACATCAACATTATTGTTTTCAGCATTCTTTTTTGCTGTTTCAATCGCTTTTTTAGAAATATCTAAAGCAAATACGTTTGCTGAAGGAATTTCCTTTTTTATGGTAATTGGAATACAACCTGATCCAGTACCAATATCTAAAATTTTAACATTAGTGTTTTCCAAATAAGATGTTTTAATCCATGTAATTAATTCTTCAGTTTCAGGTCTGGGAATTAATACATTAGGATTCACTTCAAAATTATAACCATAAAACTCTGTGTTTCCTAAAATGTATTGTAAAGGTTCTTCAGTTTTTAATCGTTCTGTAATGATAGTTAATTCAGCTAATTTTTTATCGGTGATTTTAGTATCTCCTTTAGTAAAAACAGCTGTTGTATCTAGCTTCATTTTAGCTTCAATAATTCTAAAAAAGAAAGTATCGATCTCTTTTTTAGGGTATATATTTTCTAGTTCTTTATTAAAAAAAGTTCTGAAGTCGTTTAGCTTCATATATTCAAGGTAAATTGGTACTTTTGATAAATCAAATTTATAGAAAACAAATGAAGAACTTAATTTATTTTACAGCTTTATGTTTCTTATTGATGAATTGTTCAGTAAAAAAGAAACCTGTATTTGTTAAAGTAGACGATATTAGGTTTGTTTCATTAAAATCTGACACTGTACGATTACAAGCTAAAGCTTATTTTAAAAATGAAAATGATATTGGAGGTAAGTTAGCAACAGATGAGATTAAAGTTATTATAAGTGGAGAAGAAGTAGCGCAAGTTTCTTCTGAAGAATTTAAAGTTCCTGCAAATAATGAGTTTT
This genomic stretch from Tenacibaculum jejuense harbors:
- a CDS encoding LEA type 2 family protein, whose translation is MKNLIYFTALCFLLMNCSVKKKPVFVKVDDIRFVSLKSDTVRLQAKAYFKNENDIGGKLATDEIKVIISGEEVAQVSSEEFKVPANNEFSIPLNVVMPASKVFNDKKNGILGGILNSIINNNLKVRFKGEIKYKVLGFSSTYVIDKTEEIKIKL
- the prmC gene encoding peptide chain release factor N(5)-glutamine methyltransferase — protein: MKLNDFRTFFNKELENIYPKKEIDTFFFRIIEAKMKLDTTAVFTKGDTKITDKKLAELTIITERLKTEEPLQYILGNTEFYGYNFEVNPNVLIPRPETEELITWIKTSYLENTNVKILDIGTGSGCIPITIKKEIPSANVFALDISKKAIETAKKNAENNNVDVTFLLHDILSEKKLESTFDIIVSNPPYVRNLEKKEIKNNVLNNEPHLALFVADNNPLIFYKRIADVAKYALNANGILFFEINQYLGKETKEMLISKGYKNVILKQDLFGNDRMIKANL
- a CDS encoding pentapeptide repeat-containing protein — protein: MEDNLQNELEKLQKENDALRAKVDKAASKAKRKEERTKKTLSWTWKMFTGASLNKSFNNWFVEFHSEKHVSPDTSASLLTALVKRFLRVRMFSVILLLFSIVPSLISLYILIKQNDLIRTQNLLVESSRRSSYSYQLANLYDAIDNKGFKGTKKRIVGLCSVLKPYNYLDEDGHSTVFYSPERTQLLLYLLESNMTKAELSAIFDNTDFSYCDLRNTNLSGKHLSGINLSHSNLKNCELNAANLSNADLTGSNLKNIQFSNGWAKNTIFVNTDLTDARITKAKDLSGADFTDARINNTNFDLSELKNVKGL